One window from the genome of Cryptomeria japonica chromosome 6, Sugi_1.0, whole genome shotgun sequence encodes:
- the LOC131072155 gene encoding probable transcription factor KAN2: MSKLGLSYHQNAAYNPLDLSLQISLSPPNPECTSSTSNQGQDVVLDLWSSSSSAQVRSNNSSSVTESSVVTNLSTGSDKSQEDATSMHLCIGGFAENEINGRGIGFDQPAIHSFQLGGSINQGLPPHLICNPLHSDRSSIAVQGLPLPGLIPDNHHYMAAQAGERFIRGDFVNQCEFPGHPELGMGISQDHNRKPEIVSRENCGFADSGYRSRFMPSKLPNKRSMRAPRMRWTSTLHAHFVHAVELLGGHERATPKSVLELMNVKDLTLAHVKSHLQMYRTVKTTDRPAATVPCDTFGDSSMKKSEDFMPSFISSSKINQTTSKGEIETDPNVSEVNEGGLKTTVFHEHQKKFYHQNLQNISSSNDSIGSWSRNLLQLDNNSLSQSHLHTSADQNELAHQMKLDQKSHVRQGNTLQNNLPRCHNTIVSSQLMIPKVSSFPDLEFTLGRSSWKSAEHSDQFPEELPLLRC; this comes from the exons ATGTCAAAGCTAGGGCTTTCTTACCACCAAAATGCAGCTTATAATCCTCTGGATTTATCTCTGCAGATAAGTCTAAGTCCCCCCAATCCTGAGTGTACTTCATCTACGAGTAACCAAGGACAAGATGTTGTCTTGGACTTGTGGAGCAGCAGCTCTAGTGCACAAGTTAGGTCTAATAATAGCAGTAGTGTTACAGAGAGCTCTGTGGTAACTAATTTGAGCACAGGGAGTGATAAAAGCCAAGAGGATGCAACATCCATGCACTTGTGTATTGGTGGGTTTGCAGAGAATGAGATTAATGGAAGAGGGATTGGATTTGATCAGCCTGCAATACATTCTTTTCAGCTTGGAGGGAGTATCAATCAAGGGCTTCCACCCCATCTTATTTGTAATCCTCTACACTCTGATAGAAGCAGTATAGCAGTGCAAGGTCTGCCATTACCAGGCCTGATCCCTGATAATCATCATTACATGGCTGCACAAGCTGGGGAAAGGTTTATTAGAGGTGATTTTGTGAATCAGTGTGAATTTCCTGGCCATCCTGAACTGGGTATGGGAATTTCTCAGGATCATAACAGAAAACCTGAGATTGTTTCTAGGGAAAATTGTGGCTTTGCTGACAGTGggtatagatcaagatttatgccTTCAAAGTTGCCCAATAAAAGAAGCATGAGAGCCCCCAGGATGCGTTGGACTAGCACCCTTCATGCCCATTTTGTACATGCAGTTGAGCTCCTTGGAGGCCATGAAA GGGCAACACCCAAGTCAGTTTTAGAGCTCATGAATGTCAAGGACCTCACTCTTGCTCATGTAAAGAGCCACTTGCAG ATGTATCGAACAGTGAAGACTACTGACAGACCTGCAG CGACAGTGCCTTGTGATACGTTTGGAGATTCTTCCATgaaaaaatctgaagattttatgCCCAGTTTCATTTCTTCTTCAAAAATCAACCAGACAACAAGTAAAGGGGAGATAGAAACCGATCCTAATGTTAGTGAAGTGAATGAAGGAGGCTTAAAAACTACAGTATTTCATGAACACCAGAAAAAATTCTACCACCAGAATTTACAGAACATTTCTTCAAG CAATGATAGCATTGGAAGCTGGTCAAGAAATCTACTTCAACTGGACAATAACAGTTTATCTCAATCTCATCTTCACACATCCGCTGATCAGAATGAG TTGGCTCATCAGATGAAGTTGGACCAGAAATCCCATGTACGTCAGGGCAACACTTTACAGAACAACCTTCCACGCTGCCATAATACAATAGTCTCTTCGCAACTGATGATTCCAAAGGTTTCAAGCTTTCCTGATTTGGAGTTCACTTTGGGCAGATCAAGTTGGAAATCAGCAGAACATTCTGATCAGTTCCCAGAAGAGCTTCCTCTCCTAAGATGTTAA